In one window of Pseudomonas sp. IAC-BECa141 DNA:
- the gatC gene encoding Asp-tRNA(Asn)/Glu-tRNA(Gln) amidotransferase subunit GatC, translated as MALERSDVEKIAHLASLGLNDADLPHITSALNSILGLVDEMQAVDTDGIEPLAHPLEASQRLRADVVTESNNREAYQSIAPAVENGLYLVPKVID; from the coding sequence ATGGCGCTAGAACGCTCCGACGTGGAAAAAATCGCTCATCTGGCCAGCCTTGGCCTTAATGACGCCGATCTTCCACATATCACTTCGGCCCTCAACAGCATTCTCGGGCTGGTCGACGAAATGCAGGCGGTCGATACCGACGGTATCGAGCCGCTGGCCCACCCGCTGGAAGCCAGTCAGCGCCTGCGCGCCGACGTCGTGACCGAAAGCAATAACCGCGAGGCTTATCAGTCCATCGCACCAGCGGTCGAAAACGGCCTGTACCTGGTTCCGAAAGTCATCGACTAA
- the mreB gene encoding rod shape-determining protein MreB, producing the protein MFKKLRGMFSSDLSIDLGTANTLIYVRERGIVLNEPSVVAIRTHGNQKSVVAVGTEAKRMLGRTPGNIAAIRPMKDGVIADFSVCEKMLQYFINKVHENSFLQPSPRVLICVPCKSTQVERRAIRESALGAGAREVFLIEEPMAAAIGAGLPVEEARGSMVVDIGGGTTEIALISLNGVVYAESVRVGGDRFDEAIITYVRRNYGSLIGESTAERIKQEIGTAYPGGEVREVDVRGRNLAEGVPRAFTLNSNEVLEALQESLATIVQAVKSALEQSPPELASDIAERGLVLTGGGALLRDLDKLLAQETGLPVIVAEDPLTCVARGGGRALEMMDKHTMDLLSSE; encoded by the coding sequence ATGTTCAAGAAACTGCGTGGCATGTTTTCCAGCGATCTTTCCATTGACCTGGGCACTGCCAACACCCTTATTTACGTGCGCGAGCGCGGCATCGTCCTGAATGAGCCATCGGTTGTGGCCATTCGGACACACGGTAACCAGAAAAGTGTCGTCGCTGTCGGCACCGAGGCCAAGCGCATGCTCGGTCGTACGCCGGGCAACATTGCTGCCATTCGTCCGATGAAGGACGGCGTGATCGCCGACTTCAGCGTCTGCGAAAAGATGCTGCAATACTTTATCAACAAGGTTCACGAAAACAGCTTTCTGCAGCCCAGCCCTCGTGTGCTGATCTGCGTTCCATGCAAGTCCACCCAGGTTGAGCGTCGTGCCATCCGCGAATCGGCCCTTGGCGCCGGTGCCCGTGAAGTGTTCCTGATCGAAGAACCAATGGCCGCTGCAATCGGTGCCGGCCTGCCGGTTGAAGAAGCTCGCGGTTCGATGGTCGTGGATATCGGTGGTGGTACTACCGAAATCGCGCTGATCTCCCTGAACGGTGTGGTCTATGCCGAATCCGTACGCGTTGGCGGAGACCGCTTCGACGAAGCGATCATCACCTACGTGCGCCGCAACTACGGCAGCCTGATCGGCGAATCCACCGCCGAGCGCATCAAGCAGGAAATCGGCACAGCCTACCCGGGCGGCGAAGTTCGCGAAGTCGACGTTCGCGGTCGCAACCTGGCCGAAGGCGTTCCACGCGCATTCACCCTGAACTCCAACGAAGTGCTGGAAGCTCTGCAAGAGTCCCTGGCAACTATCGTTCAGGCCGTGAAAAGTGCTCTTGAGCAATCGCCGCCGGAACTGGCTTCCGACATCGCCGAGCGTGGCCTGGTGCTGACCGGTGGTGGCGCGCTGCTGCGTGACCTCGACAAGCTGCTGGCCCAGGAAACCGGTCTGCCGGTGATCGTTGCCGAAGATCCGCTGACCTGCGTCGCTCGCGGCGGTGGCCGTGCATTGGAAATGATGGACAAGCACACCATGGACCTGCTCTCCAGCGAATAA
- the mreC gene encoding rod shape-determining protein MreC: MKPLFAKGPSLGVRLLVLAVLSVALMVVDARFSLLKPVRSQASLVLMDAYWITDLPGRLWEGIASQFGSRTELVAENEKLKSENLLLQGRMQKLAALTEQNVRLRELLNSSALVNEKVEVAELIGMDPNPFTHRIIINKGERDGVVLGQPVLDARGLMGQVVELMPYTSRVLLLTDSTHSIPVQVNRNGLRAIASGTGNPERLELRHVADTADIKEGDLLVSSGLGQRFPAGYPVATVKEVIHDSGQPFAIVRAVPTAALNRSRYLLLVFSDNRTAEERANDAAQAQENLDAFGGGPVIPATVPKIVTPPAAAAAATPATATPAAPAASTTPVKPAASKPPAATPAASKPPASQPAARPAAKPPVTAPATTGRQE; the protein is encoded by the coding sequence ATTAAACCGCTTTTCGCCAAGGGCCCCTCACTGGGCGTGCGCTTGTTGGTGCTGGCCGTGCTATCGGTCGCGCTGATGGTCGTTGACGCGCGTTTCAGCCTGCTTAAACCCGTACGCAGCCAGGCCTCGCTGGTGCTGATGGACGCCTACTGGATTACTGACCTGCCCGGACGGTTGTGGGAAGGTATCGCCAGCCAGTTTGGCAGTCGCACCGAGCTCGTCGCCGAAAACGAAAAACTCAAGTCGGAGAACCTGCTGTTGCAGGGGCGCATGCAGAAGCTTGCCGCCCTCACCGAGCAGAACGTCCGTCTGCGCGAGTTGCTCAATTCCTCCGCGCTGGTCAACGAGAAGGTCGAAGTGGCCGAGCTGATCGGCATGGACCCCAACCCTTTCACCCATCGCATCATCATCAATAAAGGTGAGCGTGATGGCGTGGTGCTCGGTCAGCCGGTGCTCGATGCTCGCGGTCTGATGGGGCAGGTGGTCGAGCTGATGCCGTACACCTCCCGCGTATTGTTGCTGACCGACTCGACTCATAGCATTCCTGTGCAGGTGAACCGTAATGGTCTGCGGGCGATCGCCAGTGGGACGGGCAACCCGGAGCGCCTTGAGTTGCGCCATGTTGCCGATACTGCCGATATCAAGGAAGGGGATCTGTTGGTCAGCTCCGGCCTGGGTCAGCGTTTTCCGGCCGGTTATCCGGTGGCAACGGTCAAGGAAGTCATCCACGACTCCGGCCAGCCTTTCGCCATTGTTCGCGCTGTGCCGACCGCCGCACTGAACCGCAGCCGTTACCTGCTGCTGGTATTCAGTGACAACCGCACCGCCGAAGAACGTGCCAATGATGCCGCGCAGGCGCAGGAAAACCTTGATGCCTTCGGTGGCGGTCCGGTGATTCCAGCCACAGTGCCGAAAATCGTCACACCGCCTGCCGCAGCCGCAGCAGCAACCCCTGCCACGGCGACACCGGCTGCGCCTGCCGCCAGCACCACGCCGGTCAAACCCGCTGCAAGCAAACCGCCTGCAGCTACACCAGCGGCCAGCAAACCACCGGCAAGTCAACCGGCGGCTCGACCCGCGGCCAAACCGCCAGTCACTGCGCCGGCTACCACCGGGAGGCAAGAATAA